One genomic segment of Petrotoga olearia DSM 13574 includes these proteins:
- the rpsQ gene encoding 30S ribosomal protein S17 encodes MSKKIITGKVISNAMDKTITVETDRLTKHPKYHKFVRKTRRYHAHDENNECEIGDIVEIEESRKLSKTKAFVLKRIVRKNILSEEVETPDSVEEEVKEAFGGEVDGTTRE; translated from the coding sequence ATGTCTAAAAAGATAATAACTGGAAAAGTTATCAGCAATGCGATGGACAAAACGATAACGGTAGAAACAGACAGACTGACCAAACATCCCAAATACCACAAATTTGTTAGAAAAACCAGAAGATACCATGCACATGACGAAAACAACGAATGTGAGATTGGTGATATTGTTGAAATAGAAGAATCCAGAAAGCTTTCCAAAACAAAGGCTTTTGTTTTAAAAAGAATTGTAAGAAAAAATATTTTATCGGAAGAAGTTGAAACACCCGACTCAGTTGAAGAAGAAGTAAAAGAAGCCTTTGGAGGTGAGGTTGATGGTACAACTAGAGAGTAA
- the rpmC gene encoding 50S ribosomal protein L29, with protein sequence MRITEMRELTDEELNEELNNLKEKLFQLRFQLELGQLKNSSSIKQVKKDIARIKTILKERELGIRR encoded by the coding sequence ATGAGAATAACTGAGATGAGAGAATTAACAGACGAAGAGCTCAATGAAGAATTAAATAATTTGAAAGAGAAATTATTTCAATTGAGGTTTCAACTTGAACTCGGACAACTAAAAAATTCTTCAAGTATTAAACAAGTAAAGAAAGATATAGCTCGAATAAAAACCATCCTCAAAGAAAGGGAACTCGGAATAAGGAGGTAA
- the rplP gene encoding 50S ribosomal protein L16: MLMPKRVKYRKQQRGTVRGMTKGGSLVHSGDWGLKAMESSWITAQQIEACRLSMVRTLKRTGNIWINIFPDKPVTSKGIGTRQGKGKGDVEGWVAVVKKGRVMFEIGGVDEATAKRALEYAASKLPIRTKIVQRYEIGGEL, encoded by the coding sequence ATGTTAATGCCTAAAAGAGTAAAATACAGAAAACAACAACGTGGAACAGTCAGAGGAATGACAAAAGGTGGTAGTTTGGTACATTCCGGTGACTGGGGATTAAAAGCAATGGAAAGCTCATGGATAACTGCTCAACAGATCGAAGCATGTAGGTTATCTATGGTTAGAACCTTAAAAAGAACAGGAAACATATGGATTAACATTTTTCCTGATAAACCAGTAACTTCCAAAGGTATTGGAACAAGGCAAGGAAAAGGTAAAGGTGATGTGGAAGGTTGGGTAGCTGTTGTTAAGAAGGGAAGGGTAATGTTTGAAATAGGTGGAGTCGATGAAGCAACTGCAAAAAGGGCATTAGAGTATGCCGCCTCCAAACTACCGATAAGGACTAAGATAGTTCAAAGATATGAAATAGGAGGGGAGCTCTGA
- the rpsC gene encoding 30S ribosomal protein S3, translating into MGSKVHPNGFRLGNNKNWKSVWFNEKNYSDYLHEDEKIRNYLKSNYEAAGISEILIERPSDSLIRIDIYGARLGILIGRKGAEMKKIRDDLKNIVGDKDVKVYAQEVKNPYVDAQLIAEDVSGQLQRRVSHKVAMKRAITNAMRRGAKGVKIMVSGRLGGAEIARTEWYMEGRLPLQTLRSNIDYAVVHSQTKYGTIGIKVWVYHGDTLIQ; encoded by the coding sequence GTGGGATCAAAAGTGCATCCGAACGGTTTCAGATTAGGAAACAACAAAAATTGGAAATCTGTATGGTTTAACGAAAAGAATTATTCAGATTATTTACATGAAGATGAAAAGATAAGGAATTATCTAAAATCAAATTACGAAGCCGCTGGGATTTCGGAGATATTAATTGAAAGACCTAGTGATTCGTTAATAAGAATAGATATCTATGGTGCGAGACTAGGAATTTTGATTGGACGTAAAGGCGCAGAAATGAAAAAAATCAGAGATGATTTGAAAAACATAGTAGGGGATAAAGATGTTAAGGTCTACGCTCAAGAAGTAAAAAATCCTTACGTTGACGCTCAACTCATAGCTGAAGATGTATCCGGTCAACTTCAAAGAAGGGTCTCACACAAAGTTGCTATGAAAAGAGCTATAACCAACGCCATGAGACGAGGCGCTAAAGGCGTAAAAATTATGGTTTCTGGAAGGCTTGGTGGTGCAGAAATAGCAAGAACCGAATGGTATATGGAAGGTAGATTACCTCTTCAAACCTTGAGATCAAACATTGATTATGCGGTAGTTCATTCTCAAACTAAATACGGCACCATAGGGATAAAAGTTTGGGTCTATCATGGTGATACGCTAATTCAATAA
- the rplV gene encoding 50S ribosomal protein L22 yields the protein MATNTNVSRVQQDGRKVKRSTYHRLRKEKEASEPIVEARAVTKYVRISPKKARSMANSIRNKDISEALQILTFSPKKSARILYKTLMSAIANAENNFGLNAENLYVSEIMVNEGPRLKRLWPRSHGRADILQKRMSHIYITVRDKSADK from the coding sequence ATGGCTACTAATACTAATGTTTCTAGAGTTCAACAAGATGGTAGAAAAGTAAAAAGATCTACATATCATAGATTAAGAAAAGAAAAAGAAGCTTCTGAACCAATTGTTGAAGCAAGAGCAGTTACAAAATACGTAAGAATATCACCTAAGAAAGCTAGATCTATGGCAAACTCAATAAGGAATAAAGACATAAGTGAAGCACTTCAAATACTCACTTTTAGTCCAAAAAAATCAGCACGTATACTATACAAAACTTTGATGTCGGCTATTGCTAATGCCGAGAACAATTTTGGATTAAACGCTGAAAATCTCTATGTTTCTGAAATAATGGTGAATGAAGGTCCTAGGTTAAAAAGATTATGGCCAAGGTCTCATGGAAGAGCAGATATCCTTCAAAAAAGAATGAGCCATATTTATATAACCGTGAGAGACAAAAGTGCCGATAAATAA
- the rpsS gene encoding 30S ribosomal protein S19, protein MGRSLKKGPYVHPSLIKKIREMNEKGEKKVIKTWSRASMILPEMVGHTIAVHNGMKHIPVYITEQMIGHRLGEFSPTRRFGGHPDKKAVKGKIEKQG, encoded by the coding sequence GTGGGAAGATCTTTGAAAAAAGGTCCATATGTTCATCCAAGTCTCATTAAAAAGATCAGAGAGATGAACGAAAAAGGTGAAAAAAAGGTTATTAAAACATGGTCAAGGGCCTCGATGATTCTACCAGAAATGGTTGGGCACACAATAGCGGTTCATAACGGAATGAAACACATACCCGTTTATATAACTGAACAAATGATTGGTCATAGATTGGGTGAGTTTTCTCCAACCAGAAGGTTTGGAGGGCATCCAGACAAAAAAGCGGTTAAAGGAAAGATTGAAAAGCAAGGTTGA